The window GCTATTTCGAGGCCTCTTTTTAGACGGCCTCGATCCACACTGAAAGTGACATTTTCTTAGAAAAGTTAAGGTGACATTTTCACAGACTATTGACACACGCGATCGCTTGTCCCTTAAGTCAGGTCCGCACGAATCCAGCTAGGGAGTTTGCGAAGCATCCGACTCGAATGAGTGAAGCGAATCGCTTGCCACCGTTCGCTTTCAGCTGTCGTAGTGGCAGCTAGTCGGACATATTGGGGCGTGTACAACAATCTTACCATTGCAGCAAGGCCGATAAGCAAGGTTAGACCGGGCATGCCTGACTTGAGCTATAAGGAACGCCATGAGGGACGTGCCTATTTCATCTGGACCGTTAGGCCCTCTGCCTACTTGTACGATTTTTCACACAAAATCAGTCTAATATGGTATAATCAACTGCTTTTGAACGATATTTCGAACAAAGATGAGACGCTTCCTGGTACGGATGTTTCATTTGTATGACTTTTCGTACAAAATCTCCAAACCGCTGTGTCCAGCTAGCCATTTTGTACGATTCTTCGTACAAGTTTCGCCTGTTCACACACAGATACTCCAAAAAAACGCTGACAGAGCATCAGACGCCCGTTTCGTTAATACGGCGCATCTCCACACACGGTCCGCACTTCACCCCTGCTCCTGCTGGCTCCCGGCAGACTCATCCGATGGCCTATCCAGCTTTCGGATCACCTGCAGCGGGTTGCCTGCCGCAAACGTATACGGCTCTACATCCTTATGTACGACGGAGCCAGCCCCAATGACCGCATGATCCCCGATTGTCACGCCCGGCAAGATTGTCGTATTGGCGCCGATCATCACATGCGAGCCGATATGGACTTCGCCCAGGCGATATTCCTTCGTCAAGTATTCATGCGCCAATATGGTTGAGTTGTATCCAATTATCGTATTCTCGCCAATATGGATTTTTTCCGGAAAAAATACATCCACCATCACCATCAGGGCGAAGGCGGATTCCTTCCCGACTTCCATGCCGAGCAAGCGGCGATAAATCCAGTTTTTCACTGGCAGCGACGGGCAGTAGCGTGCCGCTTGAATGCAGATAAAGTTTTTGACGCCCTTCCACTTGCTCACAGTACGGTAAATTTGCCACAACGCGTTCGGCCCTTCTACCGGATAGCGTTCCGTTCTGCGCAACCCGACTCCCTCTTTCCTTAAGATTGCCCGTTCCTCTCAGTATCCAGCACGCATGTATAAAGCTCGCGCATGTCATTAATCAGGAAATCGGCTCCAGCTGCCCGCAACACTTCTGTTCCTTTCAAGGACCAGCCTACGCCAATCGCTTGTACCCCAGCTAGCTTGGCAGCTTCCACATCGTATGGACTATCGCCAACCATCCATGTTTGGCCCGCCTCCGCGTCCAAGGCCTGCATCGCCTTCTGAACCGCTTCCGGATGCGGCTTCGGCATGACCACGTCCTCGACTGTCACAATCGCTTCCATGAACTCATACAGCCCGCAATGACGCAACCCGCGTTCTGTCGTCATGCGCACCTTCGAGGTCACGACTCCGAGCCGTACGCCTTCCCGCTTCAGCCTGTCCAATACTTCACGGGTATGCGGAAAGGCTGTGACCAGTTCGTCATGGCGGCTTACATTATACGTGCGGTAGGCCTGACGCAAATCATCGACCTCTTCGGCCTCCGTTCGCCCGGAAAAAAAGCGGAGCTGCGCATCAAGCGGCCTGCCCATCTGCTGAATGAGCGCCTCCCTGGCAATCTCCTTGGACATATGCTCGCGAAATACATGCTGGAACGACTCAATGATAAGTTCGTTCGTATCCAAAATCGTGCCGTCCAGATCAAATAACACGGTTCTGCCCATGGCTGCAAATCCTTTCTGGCTGTCTTTTCTTTTTTTACTAGCTGCATCTCGGCCTGCATTAGCTTGAAATATAGCCTTCCTTCTGAATCGGATCCACGTAACGCTGATGGGCCAAACCCAACATGCGCCGCGTCACGACCAGAACAATGGCGGCCAAGATGATCAAGACACCGATCAGCTGCGCAGCGCGGATATTCGCGTCGCCAGGAATGGCTCCCGCCTCCCCGAAAATCCAGGACATCGGAGCCCACATGCCGTTCAGCATCGCCTCCAGCCAACCTGGACCGTTGAACGCCAAGCTATCTGTACGAAGTCCCTCCACGAAGAAGCGGCCGATGGAATACCAGACGAAATAGGTCATGAACAATTCGCCCGCACGCATAAAACGCTGTCTGCGCAGCACGAACAGCAAGAGGATCCCCGCGATATTCCATAAAGATTCATATAAGAAGGTAGGGTGATAGGTAACACCATTGATGTTCATATGATTGACGATGAAATTGGGGATGTGCAGCGTATCCCGCAAAAATGATGGATCGACTGGCCCCCCGTGCGCTTCCTGATTCATGAAATTGCCCCATCTGCCAATAATTTGGCCGGCAATGAGCGACGGTGCACAAATGTCCGCAATTCGCCAGAAATTGTAGCCCTTGCGCCGCGTGTACCAAATGGCGGCCAATACCGCTCCAATCAAGGCGCCGTGAATCGCAATGCCGCCTTCCCGAATCGCGAAGATACTCAGCCAGTTGTCTCTGTACTCGTCCCAAGTGAAGATCACGTAATAAAGTCTGGCCCCTACAATAGCCGAAGGGACGCCAATCAACAGCAAGTCCATAAAGAAATCAGAAGGGATGCCAAAGCGCTTGCCTTCCCGAATGGCGAGCAGCAGCCCCACAAGCGCACCCGATCCCAGTATAATCCCATACCAATAAATTGGCAGAGGGCCTAAATAAAACGCCACATTATCCAGCAAAAACATAAACACGCCCCTCTTTTTTCTCGATTAGTCGGAATCATCCATGTCGTCGCCGATGGTTTCCGTCAATCGATTGGTAAACTGCTGTGCAGCATTGTATCCCATGCGCTTCAGCCTAAAATTCATGGCCGCTACTTCAATAATGACCGCCAGGTTCCGGCCCGGCCGCACCGGAATGGTCACGAGCGGCAAATCCGTTTCGATAATGCGTGT of the Xylanibacillus composti genome contains:
- a CDS encoding acyltransferase yields the protein MRRTERYPVEGPNALWQIYRTVSKWKGVKNFICIQAARYCPSLPVKNWIYRRLLGMEVGKESAFALMVMVDVFFPEKIHIGENTIIGYNSTILAHEYLTKEYRLGEVHIGSHVMIGANTTILPGVTIGDHAVIGAGSVVHKDVEPYTFAAGNPLQVIRKLDRPSDESAGSQQEQG
- the ppaX gene encoding pyrophosphatase PpaX; amino-acid sequence: MGRTVLFDLDGTILDTNELIIESFQHVFREHMSKEIAREALIQQMGRPLDAQLRFFSGRTEAEEVDDLRQAYRTYNVSRHDELVTAFPHTREVLDRLKREGVRLGVVTSKVRMTTERGLRHCGLYEFMEAIVTVEDVVMPKPHPEAVQKAMQALDAEAGQTWMVGDSPYDVEAAKLAGVQAIGVGWSLKGTEVLRAAGADFLINDMRELYTCVLDTERNGQS
- the lgt gene encoding prolipoprotein diacylglyceryl transferase, which produces MFLLDNVAFYLGPLPIYWYGIILGSGALVGLLLAIREGKRFGIPSDFFMDLLLIGVPSAIVGARLYYVIFTWDEYRDNWLSIFAIREGGIAIHGALIGAVLAAIWYTRRKGYNFWRIADICAPSLIAGQIIGRWGNFMNQEAHGGPVDPSFLRDTLHIPNFIVNHMNINGVTYHPTFLYESLWNIAGILLLFVLRRQRFMRAGELFMTYFVWYSIGRFFVEGLRTDSLAFNGPGWLEAMLNGMWAPMSWIFGEAGAIPGDANIRAAQLIGVLIILAAIVLVVTRRMLGLAHQRYVDPIQKEGYISS